One part of the Flavobacterium johnsoniae UW101 genome encodes these proteins:
- a CDS encoding RelA/SpoT family protein yields MTEIDIEKENKAIAQEYKELLRISYQTLSTTDKKLIRKAFDVAVDAHKEQRRKSGEAYIFHPIAVAKIVASEIGLGATSIAAALLHDVVEDTPITVEDIERMFNPKVAQLVEGLTKISLVQKDLNASMQAENFRKMILTLNDDVRVILIKLADRLHNMQTMDSMAEYKQTKIASETLYIYAPLAHRLGLYNIKSKLEDLGLKYTEPAVYNDIVSKIRETKEQQDAYINDISEVIKKSLDAENIDYIIKGRPKSIYSIRRKMRAQNVSFDEVYDKFALRIVYKADPHDEKFIAWKIYSIVTDHYRPSPSRLRDWISSPKSTGYEALHITVMGPKGRWVEVQVRSERMDEIAEKGYAAHYKYKNGATEESGLDTWLNLLREALENPETNAVDFVEDFKMNLYSKEIFVFTPKGEIKSLPKGATSLDFAFSIHSEIGIKTRGTRVNGRLVPLNHELKSGDQVEVITSPNQKPTVNWLEYVTTSRAKNKIKNVLNENTKKIGEEGKELLTRKLKHLKITLNEQVTNELVNFFKLKTSLDLFYRVGIGAIENQQLKDYAAQKSNTFINFFKNKIKRNKDTTAAEDIHKPVISSNYDMLVFGTEHDKLDYKLSQCCNPIPGDDVFGFVTINEGIKVHKKDCPNAIGMQSNYAYRIMSAKWIDSSQEEFKAIINITGMDVLGLTNQLTRVISNNMSVNIQSISLSTDAGIFHGQVAVIVQNNTILKKMINAIKKIDGVDKVTREYRT; encoded by the coding sequence ATGACAGAAATTGATATAGAAAAAGAAAACAAAGCTATTGCACAGGAATACAAGGAATTACTAAGAATTAGTTACCAGACTTTAAGCACAACTGATAAAAAATTAATTCGAAAAGCTTTTGATGTTGCTGTTGATGCTCACAAAGAACAAAGACGCAAATCTGGTGAAGCGTATATCTTTCATCCTATTGCAGTTGCAAAAATTGTAGCCTCAGAAATTGGTCTGGGCGCGACTTCTATTGCCGCAGCGTTACTGCACGATGTTGTTGAAGATACTCCTATTACAGTCGAAGATATCGAGCGTATGTTTAATCCTAAAGTGGCGCAGCTGGTTGAAGGTTTAACCAAAATCTCATTAGTTCAAAAAGATTTAAATGCATCAATGCAGGCGGAAAACTTCCGTAAAATGATCCTGACACTGAATGATGACGTCCGTGTAATTTTAATAAAGCTAGCCGATCGTCTTCATAATATGCAGACAATGGATTCGATGGCAGAATACAAGCAGACAAAAATCGCATCGGAAACATTATACATTTATGCGCCCCTTGCCCACCGTCTGGGACTTTATAACATTAAAAGCAAACTTGAAGATTTAGGTTTAAAATATACAGAACCCGCTGTTTATAATGATATTGTAAGCAAAATTAGAGAAACTAAAGAGCAGCAGGATGCGTATATAAACGACATTTCTGAAGTAATCAAAAAATCTCTTGATGCAGAAAACATTGATTATATTATAAAAGGGCGTCCAAAATCAATCTACTCGATCCGTAGAAAAATGCGTGCGCAAAACGTAAGTTTTGATGAAGTTTATGACAAATTTGCCCTGAGAATTGTATACAAAGCAGATCCGCATGATGAAAAGTTCATCGCTTGGAAAATTTATTCGATAGTAACTGATCATTACAGACCAAGCCCAAGCCGTTTACGTGACTGGATTTCATCTCCAAAATCAACCGGATATGAAGCGCTTCACATTACAGTTATGGGACCAAAAGGACGCTGGGTTGAAGTTCAGGTTCGAAGCGAGCGTATGGATGAAATTGCCGAAAAAGGTTACGCAGCGCATTACAAATATAAAAATGGCGCAACCGAAGAAAGCGGTCTTGATACCTGGCTGAATTTACTTCGTGAAGCGCTGGAAAACCCTGAAACTAATGCTGTAGACTTTGTTGAAGATTTTAAAATGAATTTATATTCAAAAGAAATCTTCGTTTTTACGCCAAAAGGAGAAATCAAATCACTGCCAAAAGGCGCAACATCTCTGGATTTTGCTTTCAGCATTCACTCTGAAATTGGAATTAAAACAAGAGGAACTCGCGTAAACGGGCGTCTTGTTCCTTTAAATCATGAATTAAAAAGCGGTGATCAGGTTGAAGTAATTACTTCTCCAAATCAAAAACCAACCGTAAACTGGCTGGAATATGTAACGACTTCGAGAGCAAAAAATAAAATTAAAAACGTTCTTAACGAGAACACCAAAAAAATTGGCGAGGAAGGAAAAGAATTACTTACCAGAAAACTAAAGCATTTAAAAATTACGCTTAACGAACAAGTAACAAACGAGTTAGTTAACTTTTTTAAATTAAAAACAAGTTTAGATTTATTTTACCGAGTTGGAATTGGCGCAATCGAAAATCAGCAGTTAAAAGATTACGCAGCACAAAAAAGCAATACGTTTATCAATTTCTTCAAAAATAAAATCAAAAGAAATAAAGATACAACTGCTGCAGAGGATATTCACAAACCAGTTATCAGCAGTAATTACGACATGCTGGTTTTTGGAACAGAGCATGACAAACTCGATTATAAACTTTCGCAATGCTGTAATCCAATTCCGGGTGATGATGTGTTTGGTTTCGTAACGATCAACGAAGGAATTAAAGTACATAAAAAAGACTGTCCAAATGCTATTGGAATGCAGTCTAACTATGCTTACCGAATTATGAGTGCTAAATGGATCGATTCTTCTCAGGAAGAATTTAAAGCCATTATCAATATTACAGGAATGGATGTTTTAGGACTTACCAATCAATTAACCCGTGTAATTTCGAATAATATGAGCGTTAATATTCAGAGTATTTCTTTGAGTACTGATGCCGGAATTTTTCACGGACAGGTTGCTGTTATTGTTCAAAACAATACCATTTTGAAAAAAATGATCAATGCCATTAAGAAAATTGACGGCGTTGATAAGGTTACAAGAGAGTACAGAACCTAA
- a CDS encoding TrmH family RNA methyltransferase, with protein sequence MKQITSVQNPFIKSLALLQEKAKARKQTGTFLIEGQREISLAIKGGYEIETVLFLPDLVTENQINKLVGSSVQLIEINKEVYQKLAYRDTTEGILAVAKTKSLKLSDLKLSDNPLILVAESLEKPGNVGAVLRTADAANLDAVLIADPKSDLYNPNIVRSSVGCLFTNQIATGTTEEIIAFLKEKNISFYSATLQNSTSYHTQNFTAPTALVVGTEATGLSQKWRDEATQNIIIPMQGEIDSMNVSVAAAILIFEAKRQRGF encoded by the coding sequence ATGAAACAAATCACTTCAGTTCAAAATCCGTTTATAAAATCGCTTGCTTTATTACAGGAAAAAGCAAAAGCAAGAAAACAAACCGGAACATTTTTAATTGAAGGACAACGCGAAATTTCATTAGCGATAAAAGGCGGTTATGAAATTGAAACGGTTTTGTTTTTACCCGATTTAGTTACCGAAAATCAAATCAATAAATTAGTTGGTTCGTCGGTTCAGTTAATCGAAATCAACAAAGAAGTCTATCAAAAACTGGCTTACCGCGATACGACCGAAGGTATTTTGGCTGTAGCCAAAACCAAATCATTAAAATTATCCGATTTAAAACTATCTGATAATCCATTAATTTTAGTAGCCGAATCACTCGAAAAACCAGGAAATGTGGGCGCCGTTTTACGTACTGCCGACGCTGCAAATCTTGATGCCGTTTTAATTGCAGATCCAAAAAGTGATTTATACAATCCAAATATTGTGCGTTCCAGCGTTGGCTGTTTGTTTACCAATCAAATTGCAACTGGAACAACCGAAGAAATTATTGCTTTTTTAAAAGAAAAAAACATCAGTTTTTATTCGGCAACCTTACAAAATTCAACTTCATACCATACCCAAAACTTCACTGCTCCGACTGCTTTAGTTGTGGGTACAGAAGCAACTGGTTTATCTCAGAAATGGCGTGACGAAGCAACGCAGAACATCATTATTCCAATGCAGGGAGAAATCGACAGCATGAACGTTTCTGTCGCAGCCGCTATTTTAATTTTTGAAGCTAAAAGACAAAGGGGATTTTAG
- a CDS encoding alkaline phosphatase family protein — protein sequence MKKSILILFILTSFLSSAQKTENIIIITTDGFRWQEVFKGLDTAIANDKKFNQGDSTYIYKKYSGQDFKASRQKIMPFFWSEIASKGQIYGNRDLGNKVDVANPYWFSYPGYSEIMTGNVDVNVNSNGYKANPNVNVLEFLNKQPKLKGKTAAFGAWDAFDRILNEERSGFPVISAFDNVGGNKPTQTQKLLNEMRNNSFKPFHEDECLDVFTHYQAMDELKTKKPKVLYIAYGETDEWAHHGDYRSYLDAANQVDKWIQEIWNFVQNDPQYKNKTTLFITVDHGRGDKIKSQWRDHGADIEGASQIWFAAMGPEIAPKGEIKTDSQLYQKQFAQTIAKIMGSNFTTNHPVETEVKEVFEK from the coding sequence ATGAAAAAATCAATTCTAATTCTATTCATTTTAACCAGCTTTTTATCTTCTGCACAAAAAACAGAAAACATTATCATTATAACTACTGACGGATTTAGATGGCAGGAAGTTTTTAAAGGTTTAGACACAGCAATTGCCAACGATAAAAAATTCAATCAGGGAGACAGTACTTACATTTACAAAAAATATTCAGGTCAGGATTTTAAAGCATCACGCCAAAAAATTATGCCTTTTTTCTGGTCGGAAATTGCATCAAAAGGACAGATTTACGGCAATCGAGATTTAGGAAACAAAGTAGATGTTGCCAATCCGTATTGGTTCAGCTATCCCGGATACAGCGAAATCATGACCGGAAATGTTGATGTAAACGTAAATTCAAACGGTTACAAAGCCAATCCAAATGTAAATGTTTTAGAATTCTTAAATAAACAGCCAAAACTAAAAGGCAAAACTGCCGCTTTTGGCGCTTGGGATGCTTTTGACCGAATATTAAATGAGGAAAGAAGCGGGTTTCCTGTAATTTCTGCCTTTGACAATGTGGGTGGAAACAAACCAACACAAACTCAAAAACTATTAAACGAAATGCGTAATAATTCGTTTAAGCCTTTTCATGAAGATGAATGTCTGGATGTTTTTACACATTATCAGGCTATGGATGAATTGAAAACCAAGAAACCAAAAGTGTTATATATTGCTTATGGTGAAACCGACGAATGGGCACATCATGGCGATTACAGATCGTATCTGGATGCGGCGAACCAAGTCGATAAATGGATTCAGGAAATCTGGAATTTTGTGCAAAATGATCCGCAGTACAAAAACAAAACAACTTTATTTATAACCGTTGACCACGGACGAGGAGACAAAATAAAATCGCAATGGAGAGATCACGGAGCTGATATTGAAGGCGCATCACAAATTTGGTTTGCTGCAATGGGGCCGGAAATTGCCCCAAAAGGCGAAATCAAAACAGATTCTCAGCTCTATCAAAAACAATTCGCCCAAACCATTGCAAAAATCATGGGCAGTAATTTTACAACAAATCATCCTGTAGAAACTGAGGTAAAAGAAGTTTTTGAAAAATAG
- a CDS encoding S41 family peptidase produces MKQLFITAFLLFTIPFFGQIPNTLTPSDKVYGLSKFWQEVNYNFVYLDKVDRTMWDNRYKELITIVQNTKNDYEYYRELQKFCALLKDGHTNVYFPKSIEPMTVMFGDYKLFIKNIEGKAIIIRTNYSKKDEIPVGSEIIEVNGKSTQKFIDENTAPYISSSTDYVLQDLSISNLLKGLEGETFIVKIKKPNKKIIELALTHKKTEEKEVFPAETEKKLLDFKWVNKETAYISLNSFSDEKIDSLFVTKLPELYKAKSLIVDLRSNGGGSTNVGSDILQYLTNDTILYGSRQKTRDHLPAYKAWGKYIDAKDTINIPWKKKAYLSYHDQFYFDLEYNPTTIQLNAKRIVVPTVILLSHNTASAAEDFLIFADNQKHMIKMGEKSYGSTGQPFLFDLPGGGYARVCTKKDTYPDGREFVGYGIKPDIEIAPTLNDYLNNRDSVLEEAVKYLKNQKK; encoded by the coding sequence ATGAAACAGCTGTTTATTACTGCTTTCTTATTGTTTACAATACCTTTTTTTGGACAAATCCCAAATACCTTAACACCAAGCGATAAAGTCTATGGACTTTCAAAATTCTGGCAGGAAGTAAATTACAATTTTGTCTATCTTGATAAAGTTGACAGAACGATGTGGGACAATCGGTATAAAGAACTTATTACAATAGTTCAAAACACAAAAAACGATTACGAATATTACCGTGAACTTCAAAAATTCTGTGCTTTATTAAAAGACGGACATACAAATGTTTATTTTCCAAAAAGCATCGAACCCATGACTGTTATGTTTGGGGACTACAAACTTTTCATTAAAAATATTGAAGGCAAAGCCATAATAATCCGAACAAATTACAGCAAAAAAGATGAAATTCCGGTGGGAAGCGAAATCATTGAAGTAAATGGAAAATCAACCCAAAAATTTATTGATGAAAATACTGCTCCATACATCTCATCTTCTACCGATTATGTTTTACAAGATTTGAGTATTTCGAATCTATTAAAAGGGCTTGAAGGAGAAACTTTTATAGTTAAAATAAAAAAGCCTAATAAAAAAATTATTGAACTGGCATTAACGCATAAAAAAACAGAAGAAAAAGAAGTTTTCCCTGCCGAAACCGAAAAGAAACTTCTAGATTTTAAATGGGTAAACAAAGAGACAGCTTATATTTCGCTAAATTCATTTAGTGATGAAAAAATTGACAGCTTGTTCGTTACAAAACTTCCTGAATTATATAAAGCTAAATCATTAATCGTTGATTTACGCAGTAACGGAGGCGGCAGCACCAATGTTGGAAGTGATATATTACAATATCTGACAAACGATACTATTCTTTACGGATCGCGCCAAAAAACCAGAGATCATCTTCCGGCTTACAAAGCATGGGGAAAATACATTGATGCTAAGGATACTATAAACATTCCGTGGAAGAAAAAAGCCTATTTGTCTTATCATGATCAATTTTATTTTGATCTCGAATATAATCCAACTACAATTCAACTAAATGCTAAAAGAATTGTGGTTCCAACAGTAATTTTACTCAGCCATAATACAGCTTCGGCAGCAGAAGATTTCTTGATTTTTGCCGATAATCAAAAACATATGATTAAAATGGGCGAAAAATCATATGGAAGTACAGGACAGCCTTTTTTGTTTGATTTGCCTGGTGGCGGATATGCCAGAGTCTGTACCAAAAAAGATACTTATCCAGACGGAAGGGAATTTGTAGGCTATGGAATAAAACCTGATATAGAAATTGCACCTACTCTAAACGACTATTTAAACAATAGAGACAGCGTACTGGAAGAAGCAGTTAAATATTTAAAAAACCAGAAAAAGTAA
- a CDS encoding DUF58 domain-containing protein — protein MKLIKSLYLNNFFFYLLLGIIGLFICAFIFPNLYNAVWFILLVLLTFLGLDILILYFTKTGIEAERITPEKLSNGDLNPINVQIKNHYTFPILVKIIDEIPFQFQVRDFKIVKKIQASDQKEFGYDLRPTERGEYHFGYLNIYVSSPLRLISRRFSFAKDQMVPAYPSYIQLRKYDLLAFSNNLFQYGIKKIRRIGHTMEFEQIKEYVQGDDLRTLNWKATAKKNALMVNQFQDEKSQSVYMAIDKGRVMQMPFNGLSLLDYAINSTLVLSNVILKKQDKAGLFSFSKKVENRVFAERRGSQMQKILETLYNVKTDFFESDYSRLYVDIKKNINQRSLIILYTNFETMDGLNRQLPYLKGIAKSHLLVVVFFQNTELNAIINKKTDTIQEVYDKVIAEKFMFEKRLIANELKKYGIHSVLTQPENLTLDAINKYLEIKSRGIL, from the coding sequence TTGAAATTAATAAAAAGTTTATACCTCAATAATTTCTTCTTCTATTTGCTTTTAGGCATTATAGGATTATTTATCTGTGCTTTTATATTTCCAAATCTGTACAATGCCGTTTGGTTTATTCTTTTAGTTTTATTGACATTTCTGGGACTTGATATTCTAATTTTATATTTCACAAAAACAGGAATTGAAGCAGAACGAATTACTCCCGAAAAACTTTCAAATGGAGATTTAAATCCCATAAATGTTCAAATCAAAAATCATTATACTTTTCCAATTTTGGTTAAGATAATTGATGAAATTCCGTTTCAGTTTCAGGTTCGTGATTTTAAAATTGTAAAAAAAATACAAGCCTCAGACCAAAAAGAATTTGGTTATGACCTTCGTCCTACAGAACGCGGTGAATATCATTTTGGCTATTTAAATATTTATGTTTCATCTCCGTTACGATTAATTTCGAGAAGATTTTCTTTTGCAAAAGATCAAATGGTGCCAGCATATCCATCTTATATTCAGTTAAGAAAATACGATTTACTGGCCTTTTCGAATAATTTGTTTCAATACGGAATCAAAAAAATCCGCCGAATTGGACATACAATGGAATTTGAACAGATTAAAGAATATGTTCAGGGCGACGATCTTAGAACTTTAAACTGGAAAGCCACAGCAAAGAAAAATGCTTTAATGGTCAATCAGTTTCAGGACGAAAAATCACAGTCAGTTTATATGGCAATTGATAAAGGACGCGTTATGCAAATGCCTTTTAACGGTTTAAGTTTATTAGATTATGCAATAAACTCAACTTTAGTTTTATCAAATGTAATTCTGAAAAAACAAGATAAAGCCGGACTTTTCTCTTTCTCTAAAAAAGTAGAAAACAGAGTTTTTGCCGAAAGAAGAGGTTCGCAGATGCAAAAAATTCTTGAAACTTTATACAACGTTAAAACCGACTTTTTTGAAAGTGACTACAGCCGATTGTATGTTGATATTAAGAAAAACATCAACCAAAGAAGTTTAATTATCCTGTACACCAATTTTGAAACAATGGACGGTTTAAATCGTCAATTACCTTATTTAAAAGGAATTGCTAAAAGTCATTTATTGGTTGTTGTCTTTTTCCAGAATACAGAATTAAATGCTATTATCAACAAAAAAACCGATACGATTCAGGAAGTTTATGATAAAGTAATAGCTGAAAAATTCATGTTTGAAAAACGATTAATTGCAAATGAATTAAAGAAATACGGAATCCATTCGGTTTTAACGCAGCCTGAGAATTTAACTTTAGATGCCATTAATAAATATTTGGAAATTAAATCGAGAGGAATTTTGTAA
- a CDS encoding DUF3828 domain-containing protein, with protein sequence MNINKLLFLFSLWILAVSFKPADSVDLKNDKNFYFKTDKQEIESLIRKAYQWIETKNNNTDFDPVTNKKGDKYTGLDLTAHKKRMEALKKTNFFSQQFLDNYNKIALKLDTNLKNKKIEWLVGDLPPFGNDSNPWCSCQDYPDEYWKTMAVNNLKVDNNKASFYWTWSWKGDFKYKTTVVKENGVWKIASLEGFNFDEFTKIY encoded by the coding sequence ATGAACATCAATAAACTACTTTTCCTATTCTCACTTTGGATTCTGGCGGTCAGCTTTAAGCCTGCAGACTCTGTTGATTTAAAAAATGATAAAAATTTTTATTTCAAAACTGACAAACAAGAAATTGAAAGCTTAATTAGAAAAGCTTATCAATGGATTGAAACAAAAAACAATAACACTGATTTTGATCCAGTTACAAATAAAAAAGGAGATAAATACACCGGATTAGATTTAACAGCACATAAAAAAAGAATGGAAGCGCTGAAGAAAACGAATTTCTTCTCACAGCAGTTTTTAGACAATTACAATAAAATTGCACTAAAACTTGACACCAATCTTAAAAATAAAAAAATAGAATGGCTTGTAGGCGATCTGCCTCCTTTTGGAAATGATTCAAATCCGTGGTGCAGCTGTCAGGATTACCCGGATGAATATTGGAAAACAATGGCAGTTAATAACCTGAAAGTAGATAACAATAAAGCTTCTTTTTATTGGACCTGGTCTTGGAAAGGTGATTTTAAATACAAAACCACTGTTGTAAAAGAAAACGGAGTTTGGAAAATTGCTTCTCTTGAAGGTTTTAATTTTGATGAATTCACTAAAATTTATTAG
- a CDS encoding AAA family ATPase has translation MDDINTSQTEITNENVNFETRLNLAPLLDHVNAIKKEIETVIVGQHKMVDQLLVAILSNGHVLLEGVPGVAKTITAKLLSKTLNIGFSRIQFTPDLMPSDILGTSIFNLKTSEFEFKKGPIFSNLILIDEINRAPAKTQAALFEVMEERQITIDGSGYKLETPFLVIATQNPIEQEGTYRLPEAQLDRFLFKITIDYPKLDEEILIIQREHLLQDHGKLEAIKTILSASEINQYQTLIKQIRVEQNLLEYIARIVVNTRENAFLYLGASPRASIAILNASKGFAAIRGRDFVTPEDIKEAAIPVLQHRVIVTPEREMEGITSSEIIKQIIETVEIPR, from the coding sequence ATGGACGATATCAATACATCACAAACAGAAATCACAAATGAAAATGTGAATTTTGAAACACGATTAAATTTAGCACCTCTTTTAGATCACGTTAATGCGATTAAAAAAGAAATCGAAACCGTAATTGTTGGCCAGCATAAAATGGTCGACCAGCTTTTGGTTGCTATTTTATCAAACGGACACGTTTTATTAGAAGGTGTTCCGGGAGTTGCTAAAACTATTACGGCAAAACTGCTTTCTAAAACTTTAAATATTGGCTTCAGCCGAATTCAGTTTACACCAGATTTAATGCCTTCGGATATTTTAGGAACTTCTATCTTCAACCTGAAAACTTCAGAATTTGAGTTTAAAAAAGGGCCAATCTTTTCTAATTTAATTTTAATTGATGAGATCAACCGTGCTCCGGCAAAAACTCAGGCAGCCCTTTTTGAAGTTATGGAAGAGCGCCAGATTACAATTGACGGATCTGGATATAAATTAGAAACTCCGTTTTTGGTAATTGCAACCCAAAACCCAATTGAGCAGGAAGGAACTTATCGTTTACCAGAAGCTCAATTAGACCGTTTCTTGTTTAAAATTACAATTGATTACCCAAAACTAGACGAAGAAATCCTGATTATCCAAAGAGAACATTTATTACAGGATCATGGCAAATTAGAAGCGATTAAAACTATTCTATCTGCCTCAGAAATAAATCAATACCAAACTTTAATCAAACAAATTAGAGTTGAGCAGAATTTATTAGAATATATTGCACGAATTGTAGTCAACACACGCGAAAATGCCTTTTTATATTTAGGAGCTTCACCTCGTGCTTCAATCGCAATTTTGAATGCATCAAAAGGTTTCGCAGCCATTCGCGGACGTGATTTCGTAACGCCTGAAGATATTAAAGAAGCTGCAATCCCTGTTTTGCAACACCGTGTTATCGTTACTCCAGAACGTGAAATGGAAGGGATAACAAGCTCAGAAATTATCAAACAAATTATTGAAACGGTTGAAATACCTAGATAA
- a CDS encoding DUF4350 domain-containing protein has product MSKNIKIYIAVLVFILILILIGDYNKQKTIDWRPTYSVNDKIPYGLYVFDKEIGGILKNQKIERIPDITPYEFLDSKYNEDTLVETYTVKGTFINISQQNNLDDQSAKEIMYFVSHGNNAFLSMTNFPKTLLDSLKFEYSSNLLQTKDASVWMANKKLSSKIYKSTSDIADYFSKIDTLNTTVLGYEGNPKYKKNINFIKVPYKNGYFFLHTNPVAFTNYNLLKKDRYQYTEKVLSYIPKGDVFWYTKSPNDENISASPLRYIFSQPALKWAWYLFLIGMFVFILFNAKRKQRIVPILQPLSNLTIDFTKTIGNLYYQEGDHKNIIDKKIIYFLERIRTEYLIDTTKLDDEFVKKLQHKTGKDEKDIQELVLLINEYRNSYHGNIEADLIRINNAIEKILH; this is encoded by the coding sequence ATGAGTAAAAACATTAAAATATACATAGCTGTTTTGGTTTTTATATTAATCTTAATTCTAATTGGAGATTACAACAAACAAAAAACAATCGACTGGCGTCCAACCTACTCTGTCAATGACAAAATTCCTTATGGGTTATATGTTTTTGACAAAGAAATTGGCGGTATTCTTAAAAATCAAAAAATTGAAAGAATTCCAGATATTACGCCGTATGAGTTTTTAGATTCAAAATATAATGAAGACACACTTGTTGAAACTTATACTGTAAAAGGAACTTTTATCAATATTTCGCAGCAAAATAATCTTGACGATCAGTCGGCAAAAGAAATCATGTATTTTGTGTCGCACGGAAATAATGCTTTTTTGAGCATGACAAATTTCCCTAAAACATTATTAGACAGTTTAAAATTTGAATATTCGTCTAACTTACTCCAGACCAAAGATGCTTCGGTATGGATGGCAAACAAAAAACTGAGTTCAAAAATATACAAATCGACAAGTGACATAGCCGATTATTTTTCTAAAATCGACACCTTAAACACAACCGTTTTAGGCTACGAAGGAAATCCTAAGTACAAAAAAAATATCAACTTTATAAAAGTGCCTTATAAAAACGGATATTTCTTTTTACATACAAATCCTGTTGCTTTTACAAATTATAATCTGCTCAAAAAAGACCGTTATCAATATACGGAAAAGGTATTGTCTTATATTCCTAAAGGAGATGTTTTTTGGTACACAAAATCGCCAAATGATGAAAATATATCAGCTTCGCCGCTTCGATACATTTTCAGCCAGCCGGCTTTAAAATGGGCTTGGTATTTATTCCTAATTGGAATGTTTGTTTTTATTTTGTTCAACGCCAAAAGAAAACAGCGAATTGTTCCTATTTTACAGCCATTGTCTAATTTAACAATCGATTTTACCAAAACAATTGGAAACCTGTATTATCAGGAAGGCGATCACAAAAATATAATTGATAAAAAAATCATTTATTTCTTAGAAAGAATCAGAACTGAATATTTAATCGACACCACAAAATTAGATGACGAGTTTGTAAAAAAACTGCAGCATAAAACCGGTAAAGACGAAAAAGATATTCAGGAACTTGTACTTTTAATCAACGAATATCGAAATAGTTATCATGGAAATATCGAAGCGGATCTAATCCGAATTAATAATGCCATAGAAAAGATTTTACATTAA
- a CDS encoding stage II sporulation protein M, protein MREVAFIKQNKEKWLEFELAIFGKAKKNPDELANLYIQLMNDLSYAQTYYPKSKTVVYLNHLASQIYQKIYKTKRTEKNRIVEFFKTEVPLLLYDYKRYLLYAFVLFFFTVAMGVVSARYDQNFVRLILGDEYVNMSLENIKKGNPMAVYGSGSNWGSFIGITMNNLYVGARCYLYGIFGGIGTFYIFLQNSLMLGSFQYFFYEQNVFWQSVRGIWIHGSMEIFAIVIESAAGFILGASILFPKTFSRMNSFKIGFKNSFKIFLSTFPFTISAGFLEGFITRYSIDMPNWLSSSIILVTLGIISFYYLVYPFIVHKKIQKITAK, encoded by the coding sequence ATGAGAGAAGTTGCATTTATAAAACAAAATAAAGAAAAATGGCTGGAATTTGAGCTAGCTATTTTTGGTAAAGCTAAGAAAAATCCTGACGAATTAGCTAATTTGTACATTCAATTAATGAATGATTTGTCGTACGCACAAACCTATTATCCTAAAAGTAAGACAGTTGTCTACTTAAATCATCTTGCATCGCAGATTTACCAAAAAATTTATAAAACCAAACGCACCGAAAAAAACAGAATTGTTGAATTCTTTAAAACCGAAGTGCCTTTATTACTCTACGATTACAAAAGATATCTGCTGTATGCTTTTGTCTTGTTTTTTTTCACCGTTGCCATGGGCGTGGTTTCTGCGCGTTATGATCAAAACTTTGTTCGTTTAATATTGGGTGATGAATACGTTAATATGTCTTTGGAAAATATCAAAAAAGGAAATCCAATGGCAGTTTACGGATCAGGATCAAACTGGGGAAGTTTTATCGGCATTACCATGAATAACCTTTATGTGGGAGCAAGATGTTATTTATACGGCATTTTTGGCGGTATTGGAACGTTTTATATTTTTCTTCAAAACTCGTTAATGCTTGGGTCTTTTCAGTATTTCTTTTATGAACAAAATGTTTTCTGGCAAAGCGTCCGCGGTATTTGGATTCACGGTTCTATGGAAATTTTTGCTATTGTAATCGAATCTGCTGCCGGATTTATTTTAGGAGCTTCAATCTTGTTTCCTAAAACCTTTTCGAGAATGAATTCGTTTAAAATTGGTTTTAAAAACAGTTTTAAAATATTCTTAAGCACTTTTCCTTTTACAATCAGTGCAGGATTTCTCGAAGGTTTTATTACAAGATATTCAATCGATATGCCCAATTGGTTAAGCAGCTCCATTATATTAGTTACGCTTGGAATAATTTCATTTTATTACTTAGTTTATCCGTTTATTGTTCATAAGAAAATCCAAAAAATAACAGCCAAATAG